A region from the Lolium perenne isolate Kyuss_39 chromosome 4, Kyuss_2.0, whole genome shotgun sequence genome encodes:
- the LOC127294495 gene encoding translationally-controlled tumor protein homolog produces the protein MLLYTDKISGDEMLSDSFPYKELENGVLWEVDGKWVVKGAVDVDIGANPSAEGGGDDEGTDDQAVKVVDIVDTFRLQEQPPYDKKQFVAYMKGYIKSISKTLEGEELDCFMKNVQPATKYLLGMIKELQFFVGDSMNLEAGLVFAYYKEGATDPTFLYFAHGLKEVKC, from the exons ATGCTTCTCTACACCGACAAGATCTCCG GTGACGAGATGCTCTCCGACTCCTTCCCCTACAAGGAGCTCGAGAACGGCGTGCTCTGGGAAGTCGACGGCAAG TGGGTTGTTAAAGGAGCTGTTGATGTGGACATTGGTGCCAACCCGTCTGCCGagggtggtggtgatgatgaggGTACTGATGACCAGGCTGTGAAGGTCGTTGACATTGTTGACACCTTCCGTCTTCAG GAGCAACCACCTTATGACAAGAAGCAGTTTGTGGCCTACATGAAGGGCTACATCAAGAGCATCAGTAAAACTCTTGAAGGGGAGGAGCTTGATTGTTTCATGAAGAACGTCCAGCCTGCCACCAAGTATCTTCTTGGGATGATCAAGGAGCTTCAGTT CTTTGTGGGCGATAGCATGAATCTGGAAGCTGGCTTGGTGTTCGCCTACTACAAGGAAGGAGCCACCGACCCAACATTCCTCTACTTTGCGCATGGGCTGAAGGAGGTCAAGTGCTAA
- the LOC127294493 gene encoding WD repeat-containing protein VIP3, protein MKLAGLKSVDGAHEESIWAAAWVPAADHRPTALLLTGALDETVRAWRPDDLAAASPPARGHALGVLSLAAHPAGVIAAAVSLDSYIRVFDVDSGASVATLDAPPSEVWGVQFHPKGVALAAAGGGSGSVKLWDTEKWQPIASLPVPRPEGARPDKTGSGKFVLSVAWSPDGKLLACGSMDGTIAVYDAVRMKFLHHLEGHHMPVRSMVFSPVDPHVLFTGCDDSHIHIYDAKEKGLIGAMSGHASWVLSIDVSPDGMAVATGSSDRTVRLWDINARASVQTMSNHSDQVWAVAFRPPGGEGVRAGRLASASDDKSISLYDYS, encoded by the exons ATGAAGCTCGCCGGTCTCAAGTCGGTGGACGGGGCTCACGAGGAGTCGATCTGGGCGGCGGCGTGGGTCCCTGCTGCCGACCACCGCCCCACGGCGCTGCTCCTCACCGGCGCGCTCGACGAGACCGTCCGCGCCTGGCGCCCCGACGACCtcgccgccgcgtcgccgccgGCCCGGGGCCACGCGCTCGGGGTGCTCTCCCTCGCGGCGCACCCGGCCGGGGTCATAGCTGCCGCGGTCTCCCTCGACAGCTACATCCGCGTCTTCGATGTCGACTCCGGCGCTTCAGTCGCCACTCTCGATGCCCCGCCCTCCGAGGTCTGGGGCGTCCAGTTCCACCCTAAG GGTGTTGCTCTGGCTGCAGCTGGTGGTGGCAGTGGATCAGTGAAACTCTGGGACACAGAGAAGTGGCAGCCTATTGCCAGCCTTCCTGTTCCACGCCCAGAGGGAGCTCGCCCTGATAAGACTGGCAGCGGCAAGTTTGTTCTTTCAGTTGCGTGGAGCCCAGATGGCAAGCTCTTAGCATGTGGATCCATGGATGGCACAATAGCTGTGTACGACGCGGTCCGTATGAAGTTTCTCCACCATCTGGAGGGCCACCACATGCCAGTGAGGTCCATGGTGTTCTCCCCGGTGGATCCTCATGTGCTCTTCACCGGCTGTGACGACTCCCATATCCACATATACGACGCCAAGGAGAAGGGCCTCATCGGGGCCATGTCTGGGCACGCGAGCTGGGTGCTGAGCATCGACGTGAGCCCGGATGGCATGGCGGTGGCGACGGGCTCCAGCGACCGCACCGTACGGCTCTGGGACATCAATGCGAGGGCGTCAGTGCAGACGATGAGCAACCACTCCGACCAGGTCTGGGCTGTTGCGTTCCGGCCGCCGGGAGGGGAAGGAGTCCGTGCGGGACGGCTCGCGAGCGCCTCGGACGACAAGAGCATCTCCCTCTACGATTACTCCTAG